Proteins encoded together in one Halomarina salina window:
- a CDS encoding alpha/beta hydrolase, whose translation MEASEIHPQAQAYLDRQERLPLYPLRDRNLRFLRSFMRVANWFQNRDPPAVGSTADRTIPGPDGDLPIRVYRPEGEGPFPVTMFFHGGGFVIGDLGSHDLFCRHLTRESDCVVVSVDYRLAPEHPFPAAVEDAYAATEWAAEHGDELDSDGHLAVAGDSAGGNLSAVVSLLAAERDGPDVDYQALLYPGVGLAGDHPSEEHTGIVLLEEDMEWFRESYFGSELTMRNPYADPVQACDLSGMPPATVITAGFDPLRDGGKAYAERLVADGVPVRYDNYDDMIHGFASAPGANGIDRAMEAVEQIADDLRDAFGTSS comes from the coding sequence GTGGAAGCGTCCGAGATTCACCCCCAGGCACAGGCGTACCTCGACAGACAGGAGCGGCTCCCGCTGTACCCGCTCCGGGACCGCAACCTGCGATTCCTGCGCTCGTTCATGCGCGTGGCGAACTGGTTCCAGAACCGGGACCCGCCAGCGGTCGGGTCGACGGCCGACCGGACGATTCCCGGCCCGGACGGCGACCTTCCGATTCGCGTCTACCGACCCGAGGGTGAGGGGCCGTTCCCGGTGACCATGTTCTTCCACGGCGGCGGGTTCGTCATCGGCGATCTGGGAAGCCACGACCTGTTCTGTCGCCACCTGACCCGCGAGAGCGACTGCGTCGTGGTGTCCGTCGACTACCGTCTCGCGCCGGAACACCCGTTCCCGGCGGCCGTCGAGGACGCCTACGCGGCGACCGAGTGGGCGGCCGAACACGGAGACGAGCTCGACTCGGACGGTCACCTCGCGGTCGCCGGTGACAGCGCGGGCGGGAACCTCTCGGCCGTCGTCTCGCTGCTGGCCGCCGAACGCGACGGCCCGGACGTCGACTATCAGGCGCTGCTGTACCCCGGCGTCGGCCTCGCCGGTGACCACCCGTCCGAGGAGCACACCGGTATCGTCCTGCTGGAGGAGGACATGGAGTGGTTCCGCGAGAGCTACTTCGGCAGCGAACTCACGATGCGCAACCCGTACGCCGACCCCGTCCAGGCCTGCGACCTCTCGGGGATGCCCCCCGCGACGGTCATCACCGCTGGTTTCGACCCGCTGCGTGACGGCGGGAAGGCCTACGCCGAGCGTCTCGTCGCGGACGGCGTTCCCGTACGGTACGACAACTACGACGACATGATACACGGCTTCGCCTCCGCCCCTGGTGCGAACGGTATCGACCGTGCGATGGAAGCGGTCGAGCAAATCGCCGACGACCTGCGCGACGCGTTCGGAACCTCGTCGTAG